A genome region from Triticum aestivum cultivar Chinese Spring chromosome 2B, IWGSC CS RefSeq v2.1, whole genome shotgun sequence includes the following:
- the LOC123042825 gene encoding protein GL2-INTERACTING REPRESSOR 1, protein MAGMAQSPASSCVSSDEEEAKAMVVAGCPRCLMYVMLSSEPPRCPRCNSPVLLQFLHAADANTANTNTNTNANATTNRQGGKS, encoded by the coding sequence ATGGCCGGCATGGCGCAGTCGCCGGCTAGCTCCTGCGTGtcgtccgacgaggaggaggccaaggCGATGGTGGTGGCGGGGTGCCCGCGGTGCCTCATGTACGTGATGCTCTCGTCGGAGCCGCCCCGGTGCCCCCGCTGCAACAGCCCCGTGCTCCTGCAATTCCTCCACGCCGCCGACGCCAACACcgccaacaccaacaccaacaccaacgcCAACGCCACCACCAACAGGCAGGGCGGCAAGAGctag